One genomic segment of Deltaproteobacteria bacterium includes these proteins:
- a CDS encoding flavodoxin domain-containing protein — protein MPKALVVYASRTNQTKKIAELIAEGIRMAGCEADVVNVRDIKDEEALR, from the coding sequence ATGCCAAAAGCGTTGGTTGTTTATGCTAGCAGGACGAATCAGACGAAAAAGATTGCTGAACTGATTGCAGAAGGCATTCGCATGGCCGGCTGCGAAGCGGATGTAGTCAATGTGCGAGACATAAAGGATGAAGAGGCCCTGCG
- a CDS encoding ferritin family protein, with amino-acid sequence MAFEFNAEEIFRMAEQIERNGVRFYRRAAEVIDDAAVSQLMSELAAWEEGHEKLFAAMRARLGETEKQQTVFDPEDETASYLRAMADGHVFNVRQDEAAIPGGEETVQEILEQALQREKDSIVFYLGLQEFTADVSVKNKVEEIIREEMKHIGFLNKQMRALAR; translated from the coding sequence ATGGCTTTTGAGTTTAATGCCGAAGAAATTTTCAGGATGGCTGAACAGATCGAACGAAATGGCGTCAGGTTTTACCGCCGGGCTGCTGAGGTTATCGACGATGCTGCCGTGAGCCAGCTCATGTCAGAGTTGGCCGCCTGGGAAGAGGGGCACGAGAAATTGTTTGCTGCCATGCGGGCGAGGCTTGGCGAAACTGAGAAGCAGCAGACTGTATTCGATCCCGAGGATGAGACTGCCTCCTACCTGAGGGCAATGGCAGATGGGCACGTATTTAACGTGCGCCAGGATGAGGCTGCCATACCTGGCGGTGAGGAAACAGTGCAAGAGATCCTCGAGCAAGCCTTGCAGCGGGAAAAGGACTCCATTGTTTTCTACCTGGGTCTGCAGGAGTTTACCGCTGATGTCTCGGTCAAGAACAAGGTTGAGGAAATCATCAGAGAAGAGATGAAGCACATAGGCTTCTTGAACAAGCAGATGAGGGCGCTTGCTCGCTGA
- a CDS encoding desulfoferrodoxin, producing MAKQLEVYKCEACGNIVEVLHGGEGELVCCGQPMKLFVENTVDAAREKHVPVVEKTADGFKVTVGSVAHPMEEKHYIEWVEVIAGGKTYRQFLKPGEAPEATFCVDADQVVAREYCNLHGLWKA from the coding sequence ATGGCAAAGCAGTTGGAAGTGTACAAGTGTGAAGCTTGCGGCAACATCGTGGAAGTGCTGCACGGCGGTGAAGGTGAGTTGGTCTGCTGCGGCCAGCCCATGAAGCTTTTTGTAGAGAACACCGTTGATGCTGCCAGGGAAAAACATGTGCCCGTGGTGGAGAAAACTGCGGACGGTTTCAAAGTGACAGTGGGCAGTGTGGCGCATCCCATGGAAGAGAAGCATTACATCGAATGGGTAGAGGTAATTGCCGGCGGCAAGACTTACCGCCAGTTTCTCAAACCTGGTGAAGCGCCGGAGGCCACCTTCTGCGTAGACGCTGATCAGGTGGTGGCCCGGGAATACTGCAATCTTCACGGCTTGTGGAAAGCCTAG
- a CDS encoding hydroxylamine oxidase — protein MTRIVLAVMGLCLLLPWGAEAAEMSDATAECLECHQSIAPGMVKAWQMSRHAQVSPAQALQKPALERRVSAAGVPKQLLKTTVGCAECHTLNAAKHRDVFEHNGYQVHVLVTPGDCATCHPVEAGQYKENIMSQAYGNLKNNTLYRDLTTSINGVQSMSGDVLTLQPQNELTDADSCYSCHGTRIELEGMQSRDTEMGEMDFPVLSGWPNEGVGRLNPDGTVGSCASCHTMHRFSIEMARKPHTCAQCHSGPDVPAYKVYKVSKHGNVYNSLGGKWDFAAVPWTVGRDFTAPTCAACHVSLVATEEGGVLAERSHQMSDRLSWRIFGLIYAHAYPKSADTSIIRNSAGQPLPTDLNGKAAASYLIDGKEQQKRTAAMQAICLGCHSQSWVVGHWQRFENTIETTNAMTLTATRLMQKAWAAGLARGPEQKDSIFNEAIERKWAEQWLFFANTVRFSSAMLGTDYGAFANGRWYMSKTIMEMDDWLRLHSRKVQKTRKK, from the coding sequence ATGACAAGGATTGTGCTGGCAGTGATGGGGCTGTGTCTGCTGCTTCCCTGGGGGGCAGAGGCAGCAGAAATGAGTGACGCCACAGCCGAGTGTCTGGAGTGCCACCAGAGCATAGCCCCTGGCATGGTCAAGGCGTGGCAGATGAGCCGGCATGCCCAGGTGAGCCCTGCGCAGGCTTTGCAGAAGCCTGCTCTAGAGAGAAGAGTTTCAGCGGCCGGCGTACCGAAGCAGCTGCTGAAAACCACGGTGGGCTGCGCCGAGTGCCACACCTTGAATGCGGCCAAACACCGTGACGTGTTCGAGCACAATGGCTATCAGGTGCATGTCCTGGTGACTCCCGGTGACTGTGCCACCTGTCATCCTGTAGAGGCCGGGCAGTACAAAGAAAACATCATGTCGCAGGCCTACGGCAACCTGAAGAATAACACCCTCTACCGCGACCTGACTACGAGCATAAACGGGGTGCAGTCAATGTCAGGAGATGTCCTGACCCTGCAGCCGCAAAATGAACTCACTGATGCTGACTCCTGTTATTCCTGCCACGGCACTAGAATCGAGCTCGAGGGTATGCAGAGCCGTGACACAGAGATGGGGGAGATGGATTTTCCCGTGCTTTCGGGCTGGCCCAACGAGGGAGTGGGGCGGCTGAATCCGGACGGCACTGTGGGCTCCTGCGCCAGCTGCCACACCATGCACAGGTTCTCCATTGAGATGGCCAGAAAACCTCACACCTGCGCCCAGTGCCACAGTGGGCCTGATGTTCCCGCCTACAAGGTCTACAAGGTGAGCAAACACGGCAATGTCTATAACTCCCTGGGCGGCAAGTGGGATTTTGCGGCGGTGCCCTGGACAGTGGGCAGGGATTTTACAGCGCCTACCTGCGCTGCCTGCCATGTGAGCCTCGTGGCCACGGAAGAGGGAGGCGTGCTGGCAGAGAGAAGTCACCAGATGAGTGACCGACTCTCCTGGAGGATCTTTGGGTTGATCTACGCGCACGCCTATCCCAAATCTGCTGACACATCCATAATCAGAAACTCTGCTGGTCAACCCCTGCCCACGGATCTCAACGGCAAAGCGGCAGCCAGCTACCTGATCGACGGTAAAGAACAGCAGAAGCGCACGGCGGCCATGCAGGCAATCTGTCTGGGCTGCCACAGCCAGAGCTGGGTGGTGGGCCACTGGCAGAGGTTCGAAAACACTATAGAGACCACCAATGCCATGACGCTTACTGCCACCAGGCTGATGCAGAAGGCCTGGGCCGCAGGCCTGGCCAGAGGGCCTGAGCAGAAGGACAGCATCTTCAATGAAGCAATAGAACGGAAGTGGGCGGAACAGTGGCTCTTTTTTGCCAACACTGTCAGATTCTCTTCGGCCATGCTCGGTACTGACTACGGGGCATTCGCCAATGGCAGGTGGTACATGAGCAAGACCATAATGGAAATGGATGATTGGCTCAGATTGCACAGCAGGAAGGTGCAGAAAACCAGGAAGAAGTAA